A genomic window from Luteolibacter sp. LG18 includes:
- a CDS encoding YifB family Mg chelatase-like AAA ATPase, which produces MITRLYSAALRGVDAQEVEVEVNVRGSDKPQVIVVGLPDAAVRESSQRVISAIGASALYLADGIKTVNLAPADLKKEGPSFDLPIALAMASASENLPLAADDCCIVGELALDGAVRAVKGVLSIALEAKRHGRVRLLVPEANAPEAAIIEGVQVFGVRSLHQAWNFLIGKEAIAPFTLDRRAFFESHRRYEVDFDEVKGQHHVKRALEVAAAGGHNLLMVGPPGTGKSMLAKRMATIMPDMTEDEAIETTKIHSITGLLDPKRAFLTTRPFRSPHHTISDAGLLGGGTNPGPGEVSLAHHGVLFLDELPEFRRQTLEVMRQPLEDGNVTISRAVGSLTFPARFMLVAAMNPCPCGYYGDRKRQCRCNNRQIETYRQRISGPLLDRIDLHVDVPLVDYRELSSTSNSGESSASIRERVQAARAVQLRRFKNKSTQTNSSMGARLVREHCKLDSVGAGYLEHSMEQMNFSARAHDRILKVARTLADLGGSEHIRPDDVLEAIQYRTLDRNLFA; this is translated from the coding sequence ATGATTACCCGTCTATATTCGGCGGCCTTGCGCGGGGTGGATGCCCAGGAGGTCGAGGTGGAAGTCAATGTCCGCGGCTCGGACAAGCCGCAGGTCATCGTCGTGGGCCTGCCGGATGCCGCCGTGCGCGAGTCCTCCCAGAGGGTGATTTCCGCCATCGGTGCCTCCGCCCTCTACCTGGCGGATGGGATCAAGACGGTGAACCTCGCCCCCGCCGACCTGAAGAAGGAAGGCCCGTCGTTCGATCTGCCGATCGCCCTGGCCATGGCTTCCGCCAGCGAAAATCTCCCGCTTGCCGCGGACGATTGCTGCATCGTGGGCGAGCTCGCGCTGGATGGGGCCGTGCGCGCGGTGAAGGGCGTGCTTTCCATCGCCCTGGAGGCGAAGCGCCATGGCCGTGTCCGCCTGCTCGTGCCGGAGGCGAACGCCCCGGAAGCCGCGATCATTGAAGGCGTGCAGGTCTTCGGCGTGCGCTCGCTGCACCAGGCCTGGAATTTCCTCATCGGGAAGGAAGCCATCGCCCCCTTCACGCTGGACCGCCGGGCGTTCTTCGAATCCCACCGCCGCTACGAGGTCGATTTCGACGAGGTGAAGGGCCAGCACCACGTGAAGCGCGCCCTGGAGGTCGCCGCCGCGGGCGGGCACAACCTGCTCATGGTCGGTCCGCCCGGCACCGGCAAGTCGATGCTGGCCAAGCGCATGGCCACCATCATGCCGGACATGACCGAGGACGAGGCGATCGAAACCACCAAGATCCACTCGATCACCGGGCTGCTCGATCCCAAGCGCGCCTTCCTCACCACCCGCCCCTTCCGCTCGCCGCACCACACCATTTCCGATGCCGGCCTGCTCGGCGGCGGCACCAACCCCGGCCCCGGCGAGGTCTCGCTGGCCCATCACGGCGTGCTGTTCCTCGACGAGCTTCCCGAGTTCCGCCGCCAGACGCTGGAGGTCATGCGCCAGCCGCTGGAGGACGGCAACGTCACCATCTCCCGCGCCGTCGGCTCCCTCACCTTCCCCGCCCGCTTCATGCTGGTGGCGGCGATGAACCCGTGCCCTTGTGGCTACTATGGAGATCGTAAACGCCAATGCCGCTGCAACAATCGCCAGATCGAAACCTACCGCCAGCGCATCAGCGGCCCCTTGCTGGACCGCATCGATCTCCACGTGGATGTGCCGCTGGTCGACTACCGCGAGCTTTCCTCCACCTCCAACAGCGGCGAATCCTCTGCCTCCATCCGCGAGCGCGTCCAGGCCGCCCGCGCGGTCCAACTTCGGCGCTTCAAGAACAAGTCCACCCAGACCAATTCCTCGATGGGAGCCCGCCTCGTGCGAGAGCATTGCAAGCTCGACAGCGTCGGTGCCGGTTACCTGGAGCACTCGATGGAGCAGATGAACTTCTCCGCCCGCGCCCACGACCGCATCCTCAAGGTCGCCCGCACCCTCGCCGACCTCGGCGGCAGCGAGCACATCCGCCCGGACGACGTGCTGGAGGCCATTCAATACCGCACGCTGGACCGGAACTTGTTCGCGTGA